One Pygocentrus nattereri isolate fPygNat1 chromosome 12, fPygNat1.pri, whole genome shotgun sequence DNA window includes the following coding sequences:
- the ears2 gene encoding probable glutamate--tRNA ligase, mitochondrial isoform X2: MFVFPQRCLCSRSASGRVTARAALNASKASAPHRNCASTAAETEARGVRVRFAPSPTGFLHLGGLRTALYNFLFAQQHAGTFILRLEDTDRSRLVPAAARDIEDQLEWAGIPPDEGGSKGGLYGPYVQSQRLHLYSAAAVALLESGHAYRCFCTNQRLELLKREALRNGQTPRYDNRCRSLHADQVQEKLSAGIPSVVRFRLSDSLEPFQDLVFGFTQHAVGQVEGDPVIVKADGFPTYHLASVVDDWHMQVSHVLRGSEWLISTCKHLQLYRALGWTPPTFAHLPLLLNKDGSKLSKRQGDIFIQHFRQQGVLPEALLDIVTHCGSGFSSNRLGRRLHELIGEFNVSKITAHSALLDLDNLPHFNRVHLQRRIEDDALCRPLVDELKDLIAHSYGDQIEDQEVLQRDYIQRVLHFRKGHISSVKDLISPVHSYLWLRPSISREQLEQLSSEFREIAAKVIQLMQTEHTTEDLNAELKIASKTLKKTKYSSMMKILRVTLSGQQQGPSVSEMILSLGQKEVCCRLQRVLDH, encoded by the exons ATGTTCGTGTTTCCGCAGCGCTGTCTGTGCTCGCGCTCCGCTTCCGGCCGGGTTACAGCGCGAGCGGCGCTGAACGCCTCCAAAGCTTCCGCTCCACACCGGAACTGCGCCAGCACAGCGGCCGAGACTGAAGCGCGCGGAGTTCGAGTCAGATTCGCCCCGAGCCCCACTG GGTTTCTTCACCTTGGTGGTCTCCGTACGGCGCTGTATAACTTCCTGTTTGCCCAGCAGCATGCTGGGACATTCATCCTGAGGCTGGAGGACACCGATCGTTCTCGCCTGGTTCCTGCGGCTGCGCGGGACATCGAGGACCAGCTGGAGTGGGCGG gcatCCCTCCTGACGAGGGTGGGAGTAAAGGTGGTCTCTATGGGCCGTATGTTCAGTCTCAGAGGCTTCATCTCTACTCGGCTGCTGCCGTGGCTCTGCTGGAGTCTGGCCACGCCTACCGCTGCTTCTGCACCAATCAGAGGCTGGAGCTGCTAAAGAGGGAGGCGCTACGCAACGGACAGACGCCACG GTACGATAACAGGTGTCGGTCACTCCACGCTGACCAGGTTCAGGAGAAACTGTCCGCTGGAATTCCGTCTGTTGTCCGTTTCCGTTTGTCCGACAGCTTGGAGCCGTTCCAGGACCTGGTGTTTGGCTTTACCCAGCATGCCGTGGGGCAGGTGGAGGGTGACCCGGTGATCGTGAAGGCCGACGGGTTCCCCACCTATCACCTAGCCAGCGTGGTGGACGACTGGCACATGCAGGTGAGTCATGTTCTGCGAGGTTCGGAGTGGCTGATCTCCACCTGTAAACACCTGCAGCTGTACCGCGCCCTTGGCTGGACTCCACCCACCTTCGCCCACCTGCCCCTTCTGCTCAACAAAGACGGGTCCAAACTGTCCAAGAGGCAAGGGGACATCTTTATTCAGCACTTCAGACAGCAGGGGGTGCTGCCAGAGGCCTTGCTGGACATCGTCACGCACTGCGGCTCTGGATTCAGCA gtAACCGTCTGGGCCGCAGGCTGCACGAGCTGATCGGAGAATTTAACGTCTCCAAGATCACCGCCCATTCCGCCCTGCTAGACCTGGACAACCTGCCCCACTTCAACAG GGTCCACCTGCAGCGCAGGATAGAGGACGATGCTCTGTGTCGCCCCCTGGTGGACGAGCTGAAGGATCTCATCGCTCACAGTTATGGGGATCAGATAGAAGATCAGGAGGTTCTGCAGCGTGATTACATTCAGAGAGTTCTACACTTCAGAAAG GGTCACATCTCCTCAGTGAAGGACCTGATCTCGCCTGTGCATTCGTACCTGTGGCTCCGCCCCTCCATATCCCGAGAACAGCTGGAGCAGCTGAGCTCAGAATTCCGAGAAATCGCAGCTAAAGTTATACA gtTAATGCAGACTGAACACACGACTGAAGATCTGAACGCTGAGCTGAAGATTGCCTCCAAAACCTTGAAGAAAACCAAATACAGTTCAATGATGAAGATATTGAGAGTGACCCTGAGTGGACAGCAG cagGGTCCCAGTGTCAGTGAGATGATCCTCTCGTTGGGTCAGAAGGAGGTCTGCTGTCGGTTACAGAGAGTCCTGGATCACTGA
- the ears2 gene encoding probable glutamate--tRNA ligase, mitochondrial isoform X1, with protein MFVFPQRCLCSRSASGRVTARAALNASKASAPHRNCASTAAETEARGVRVRFAPSPTGFLHLGGLRTALYNFLFAQQHAGTFILRLEDTDRSRLVPAAARDIEDQLEWAGIPPDEGGSKGGLYGPYVQSQRLHLYSAAAVALLESGHAYRCFCTNQRLELLKREALRNGQTPRYDNRCRSLHADQVQEKLSAGIPSVVRFRLSDSLEPFQDLVFGFTQHAVGQVEGDPVIVKADGFPTYHLASVVDDWHMQVSHVLRGSEWLISTCKHLQLYRALGWTPPTFAHLPLLLNKDGSKLSKRQGDIFIQHFRQQGVLPEALLDIVTHCGSGFSSNRLGRRLHELIGEFNVSKITAHSALLDLDNLPHFNRVHLQRRIEDDALCRPLVDELKDLIAHSYGDQIEDQEVLQRDYIQRVLHFRKGHISSVKDLISPVHSYLWLRPSISREQLEQLSSEFREIAAKVIQLMQTEHTTEDLNAELKIASKTLKKTKYSSMMKILRVTLSGQQGPSVSEMILSLGQKEVCCRLQRVLDH; from the exons ATGTTCGTGTTTCCGCAGCGCTGTCTGTGCTCGCGCTCCGCTTCCGGCCGGGTTACAGCGCGAGCGGCGCTGAACGCCTCCAAAGCTTCCGCTCCACACCGGAACTGCGCCAGCACAGCGGCCGAGACTGAAGCGCGCGGAGTTCGAGTCAGATTCGCCCCGAGCCCCACTG GGTTTCTTCACCTTGGTGGTCTCCGTACGGCGCTGTATAACTTCCTGTTTGCCCAGCAGCATGCTGGGACATTCATCCTGAGGCTGGAGGACACCGATCGTTCTCGCCTGGTTCCTGCGGCTGCGCGGGACATCGAGGACCAGCTGGAGTGGGCGG gcatCCCTCCTGACGAGGGTGGGAGTAAAGGTGGTCTCTATGGGCCGTATGTTCAGTCTCAGAGGCTTCATCTCTACTCGGCTGCTGCCGTGGCTCTGCTGGAGTCTGGCCACGCCTACCGCTGCTTCTGCACCAATCAGAGGCTGGAGCTGCTAAAGAGGGAGGCGCTACGCAACGGACAGACGCCACG GTACGATAACAGGTGTCGGTCACTCCACGCTGACCAGGTTCAGGAGAAACTGTCCGCTGGAATTCCGTCTGTTGTCCGTTTCCGTTTGTCCGACAGCTTGGAGCCGTTCCAGGACCTGGTGTTTGGCTTTACCCAGCATGCCGTGGGGCAGGTGGAGGGTGACCCGGTGATCGTGAAGGCCGACGGGTTCCCCACCTATCACCTAGCCAGCGTGGTGGACGACTGGCACATGCAGGTGAGTCATGTTCTGCGAGGTTCGGAGTGGCTGATCTCCACCTGTAAACACCTGCAGCTGTACCGCGCCCTTGGCTGGACTCCACCCACCTTCGCCCACCTGCCCCTTCTGCTCAACAAAGACGGGTCCAAACTGTCCAAGAGGCAAGGGGACATCTTTATTCAGCACTTCAGACAGCAGGGGGTGCTGCCAGAGGCCTTGCTGGACATCGTCACGCACTGCGGCTCTGGATTCAGCA gtAACCGTCTGGGCCGCAGGCTGCACGAGCTGATCGGAGAATTTAACGTCTCCAAGATCACCGCCCATTCCGCCCTGCTAGACCTGGACAACCTGCCCCACTTCAACAG GGTCCACCTGCAGCGCAGGATAGAGGACGATGCTCTGTGTCGCCCCCTGGTGGACGAGCTGAAGGATCTCATCGCTCACAGTTATGGGGATCAGATAGAAGATCAGGAGGTTCTGCAGCGTGATTACATTCAGAGAGTTCTACACTTCAGAAAG GGTCACATCTCCTCAGTGAAGGACCTGATCTCGCCTGTGCATTCGTACCTGTGGCTCCGCCCCTCCATATCCCGAGAACAGCTGGAGCAGCTGAGCTCAGAATTCCGAGAAATCGCAGCTAAAGTTATACA gtTAATGCAGACTGAACACACGACTGAAGATCTGAACGCTGAGCTGAAGATTGCCTCCAAAACCTTGAAGAAAACCAAATACAGTTCAATGATGAAGATATTGAGAGTGACCCTGAGTGGACAGCAG GGTCCCAGTGTCAGTGAGATGATCCTCTCGTTGGGTCAGAAGGAGGTCTGCTGTCGGTTACAGAGAGTCCTGGATCACTGA